Proteins found in one Pempheris klunzingeri isolate RE-2024b chromosome 6, fPemKlu1.hap1, whole genome shotgun sequence genomic segment:
- the LOC139203123 gene encoding MARVEL domain-containing protein 3 yields MSHPPRAHRGHRERNGDPETDRRTPTDRSSSRPPYYPREGDSPPKHVREVPRVEHQESKCTHVCSRRGIVLICAVLTNALVLICVVAAQMVTSGMSSMGGLGGFNINSNFNLQGTTLQKVRELDMQYSQMRAPGIYGGIAFSLTFGVVSLLFVVAGNKPPHLMSRKLLFGALVFQAAGTVVYVVAVGLYLHFVIGVNSTDVCKQRERLYAGGGYTWMNCDVNGADAAVALFGLITAILYAVGTVLTVQTIRGVRRYLQERKRREAEKRQARAHPQRTPLRAETTAV; encoded by the exons ATGAGCCACCCGCCCCGCGCGCACCGGGGACACCGGGAGAGAAACGGAGaccctgagacagacagacggacaccGACAGACAG GTCCTCCTCCCGACCCCCATACTACCCCCGAGAGGGCGACTCCCCTCCCAAACATGTGCGGGAGGTCCCTCGAGTGGAGCACCAGGAGTCCAAATGCACTCACGTTTGCTCCAGAAGAG GCATCGTGCTGATCTGCGCCGTCCTGACCAACGCCCTGGTCCTGATCTGCGTGGTCGCAGCTCAGATGGTGACATCAGGCATGTCCTCCATGGGCGGCCTGGGCGGCTTCAACATCAACTCCAACTTCAACCTGCAGGGCACAACTCTGCAGAAGGTACGAGAGCTGGACATGCAGTACAGCCAGATGAGGGCGCCGGGGATCTACGGAGGCATCGCCTTCAGCCTGACCTTCGGCGTGGTCTCGCTGCTGTTTGTGGTGGCCGGGAACAAACCGCCCCACCTGATGTCCAGGAAGCTCCTGTTTGGGGCGCTGGTGTTTCAGGCGGCGGGCACGGTGGTGTACGTGGTGGCAGTGGGGCTCTACCTGCACTTCGTCATCGGGGTTAACTCCACAGATGTGTGTAAGCAGCGCGAGAGGCTGTACGCTGGCGGCGGCTACACCTGGATGAACTGCGACGTGAACGGGGCGGATGCGGCCGTGGCTCTGTTTGGGCTCATCACAGCCATCCTGTACGCCGTCGGCACGGTGCTCACCGTCCAGACCATCCGAGGAGTGAGGCGCTACCTGCAGGAGAGGAAacgcagagaggcagagaaacgGCAGGCCCGAGCCCACCCACAGAGGACCCCGCTGAGGGCCGAGACCACCGCTGTGTGA
- the c6h8orf82 gene encoding UPF0598 protein C8orf82 homolog yields MLSLRTAALRCRAVAALRCPPAGYTSTRATAAYLQGQSPEPRIREYFYYIDHQGQLFLDDTKVKNFVTCFKDKPFLVFFFSRLRGNQSGRYEEDFPFLSLCGRERNFLRCDDRPVVFTHLLPGIPGDQELLSYCGGAEKLSVPFQPEALYMHPVSGRVYHPCSERGGGVGLVRSALAIELSPFFVYAPEKSQSGQPTHFLWGGREHTLTNELAGFFPPAEGEGGGQQGELG; encoded by the exons ATGCTGTCGCTCCGGACCGCGGCTCTCCGCTGCAGAGCTGTGGCCGCCCTGCGCTGCCCGCCCGCCGGCTACACCTCCACCAGAGCCACCGCTGCATACCTCCAGGGCCAGAGCCCGGAGCCGCGTATCCGAGAATACTTCTACTACATCGACCACCAAGGACAG CTTTTCCTCGATGACACCAAAGTGAAGAACTTTGTCACCTgttttaaag ATAAACCGTTCCTGGTCTTCTTCTTCAGTCGTCTGAGGGGAAACCAGAGCGGCCGCTATGAGGAGGACTTCCCCTTCCTGTCCCTGTGCGGCAGGGAGAGGAACTTCCTGCGCTGCGATGACCGTCCTGTGGTCTTCACCCACCTGCTGCCGGGGATCCCGGGAGACCAGGAGCTGCTGTCGTACTGCGGCGGGGCGGAGAAGCTGTCCGTCCCGTTCCAACCGGAGGCGCTCTACATGCATCCTGTCAGCGGACGGGTTTACCACCCGTGCTCGGAGCGCGGAGGGGGGGTCGGCCTGGTCAGGTCGGCTCTGGCCATCGAGCTCAGCCCGTTCTTTGTTTACGCACCGGAGAAGAGCCAATCGGGACAGCCCACACACTTTCTCTGGGGAGGACGGGAGCACACGCTGACCAATGAGCTCGCAGGATTCTTCCCCCCCGCTGAGGGGGAAGGCGGCGGACAGCAGGGGGAACTGGGATAA